Proteins encoded by one window of Vicia villosa cultivar HV-30 ecotype Madison, WI unplaced genomic scaffold, Vvil1.0 ctg.000976F_1_1, whole genome shotgun sequence:
- the LOC131632638 gene encoding uncharacterized protein LOC131632638 → MDKSWIAKLHNTNEYLNGLNIFLDFAFKKDPTVRCPCPVCGFLKWETRDVVKDHLLCRPFPKNYVIWDLHGEKRLPVASRNEDIVQEMFCFENPMETMINDAFGNHRPTTNIDESQPLGGPDILNGGLREEQSSFREFIDDGNQSLYEGSKYTKLEFLTKYYHIKVLCGLSDKAMKMILDLLRDAFEQAKFPPSFYEAKKTIQKLGLNYTKIDACPNDCMLYLGDEEKNLEICKHCGTSRWNPNHKKKKAAKVLRYFPLKPRLQRLFMCSKTAEHMRWHALENNKDGLMRHPRDGEEWKNFDSIHREFASYPRNIRSGLASDGFNPFGKMSTSYSIWPVFLIPYNFPPWMCMKHTSFILSIIIPGKEVPGNKIDVYLQPLVKELKDLWNDGVETFDASTNETFRMRAALLWTINYFPGLSILSWWNTYTGLACPTCNFDAEPCRLPHSKKWCFMGHRRFLSKNHRFRLNRVHFDGGVEERNPPLKLSGSDILRQMENPNITCRRGKRNRQVVKQWKKRSIFFELPYWELNLLRHNLDFMHIEKNVCDNVLYTLLNDKSKSKDHLNARKDLKEMGLRRDLWPDDRGIYHLALFSLTRNTKKLFLKTLKKLRVPDGYSSNISICIDEVQQKIFGLKSHDCHIIMEQLLPLAIRNLLPNHVIAVLVEFCSFFRILCSKSLNLPELQILQDRIVSTLCHLEMLFPPSLFTVMIHLTVHLVEEAKLGGPVHYRYMYPVERELGHLKSFVRNKAQPEGSIAEGYLAEESLNFCSRYLEDIETRFNRPRRVCDEINEPSYASTIFPQMGKPVGASSNFTLSQMQKQQAHRYVLLNGKTVTPFIEEFRQFLKRSLRSRRPSATDIEKRVSREFVA, encoded by the exons ATGGACAAGTCTTGGATTGCTAAGCTACATAATACAAACGAATATTTAAATGGCTTGAATATATTCTTAGACTTTGCTTTTAAGAAGGACCCTACAGTACGATGTCCATGTCCTGTATGTGGGTTTTTAAAATGGGAAACTAGAGACGTAGTTAAGGATCACTTGCTTTGTAGACCATTTCCCAAAAACTATGTAATATGGGATCTTCATGGCGAGAAGCGACTGCCGGTTGCTTCAAGAAACGAAGATATTGTGCAAGAGATGTTTTGCTTTGAAAATCCAATGGAAACTATGATCAATGATGCATTTGGGAACCATAGACCAACCACTAATATAGATGAATCACAACCATTGGGTGGTCCTGATATATTAAATGGAGGGTTAAGGGAGGAGCAGAGTAGTTTTCGTGAGTTTATCGATGACGGAAATCAGTCACTTTATGAAGGAAGTAAGTACACAAAACTAGAATTTTTAACTAAATATTATCACATAAAGGTTTTGTGTGGATTAAGTGACAAAGCAATGAAAATGATACTTGATCTATTGAGAGACGCATTTGAACAAGCAAAATTCCCCCCTTCTTTTTATGAGGCTAAGAAAACCATTCAAAAACTTGGTCTTAAttatacaaagatagatgcatgTCCAAATGATTGTATGTTGTATTTGGGAGATGAAGAAAAGAACTTGGAAATATGCAAGCATTGTGGAACATCCAGATGGAATCCAAATCATAAAAAGAAGAAAGCGGCAAAGGTTCTTCGTTACTTTCCACTGAAACCAAGATTACAAAGACTATTCATGTGTTCAAAAACCGCAGAGCATATGAGATGGCATGCTTTGGAAAATAATAAGGACGGGTTGATGAGGCATCCTAGGGATGGTGAGGAATGGAAGAATTTTGATTCGATACATCGTGAATTTGCATCTTATCCAAGAAATATTCGCTCCGGACTTGCTAGTGATGGTTTTAATCCTTTTGGTAAGATGAGTACTTCATATAGTATTTGGCCTGTTTTCTTAATTCCCTATAATTTTCCTCCGTGGATGTGTATGAAGCACACATCCTTCATCTTATCAATTATCATTCCTGGAAAGGAGGTGCCTGGAAATAAAATAGATGTATATTTACAACCCCTAGTGAAAGAGCTAAAAGATCTTTGGAATGATGGTGTTGAGACTTTCGATGCATCAACTAATGAAACTTTTAGAATGCGAGCAGCTCTTCTTTGGACAATTAATTACTTTCCGGGCTTAAGTATTCTCTCTTGGTGGAACACATATACTGGGTTGGCTTGTCCTACTTGTAACTTTGATGCAGAACCTTGTCGTCTTCCGCATAGTAAAAAATGGTGTTTTATGGGTCACCGTCGTTTTTTAAGCAAAAACCATAGGTTTAGATTAAACCGTGTTCATTTTGATGGAGGTGTGGAGGAAAGAAATCCACCATTAAAATTGTCTGGATCTGACATTTTGAGGCAAATGGAAAATCCTAATATTACATGTAGGAGGGGAAAAAGAAATAGACAAGTAGTTAAGCAATGGAAGAAGAGAAGCATATTCTTTGAACTTCCGTATTGGGAGTTAAATTTACTGCGTCACAATTTGGattttatgcatattgaaaaaaatgtatgtgACAATGTCTTGTATACTCTACTTAATGACAAGTCTAAATCAAAAGATCATCTCAATGCTcgaaaagatttgaaagaaatgGGATTAAGGCGTGATCTATGGCCTGATGATAGAGGGATTTACCACCTTGCTTTGTTTTCACTAACACGCAACACCAAAAAGCTGTTTCTTAAAACTTTGAAGAAATTAAGGGTACCAGACGGTTACTCAAGTAACATTTCCATATGCATTGATGAAGTGCAACAAAAGATATTTGGGTTAAAAAGTCATGATTGTCATATTATAATGGAACAATTACTACCATTAGCAATTCGTAATTTGTTACCAAACCATGTTATCGCAGTCTTGGTGGAGTTTTGTTCATTTTTCAGAATCCTTTGTAGTAAAAGCTTAAATCTTCCTGAACTTCAAATACTCCAAGACCGCATTGTGTCCACACTTTGCCATTTAGAAATGTTATTTCCTCCATCATTGTTCACAGTTATGATTCATTTGACTGTGCATCTAGTAGAGGAAGCAAAACTTGGAGGTCCGGTTCATTACAGATATATGTATCCTGTGGAGAG GGAATTGGGTCATTTGAAGTCCTTTGTACGTAACAAGGCCCAACCCGAAGGTTCTATAGCTGAGGGGTACTTAGCTGAAGAATCTCTTAATTTCTGTTCACGATACCTTGAAGATATAGAGACAAGATTCAACCGACCTAGACGTGTTTGTGATGAAATAAATGAGCCTTCTTATGCTTCCACCATCTTCCCTCAAATGGGTAAACCAGTAGGGGCTTCATCAAATTTCACTCTATCTCAAATGCAAAAACAACAGGCTCATCGCTATGTGCTTCTAAATGGCAAAACAGTCACACCATTTATTGA GGAATTTAGACAATTCTTAAAGAGGAGTTTAAGGTCAAGAAGGCCATCAGCTACAGATATTGAAAAGAGAGTAAGTAGAGAATTTGTTGCTTAG